The following are from one region of the Achromobacter xylosoxidans genome:
- a CDS encoding response regulator transcription factor yields MSKPLSAQDVRIIVADDHPIISLAVAESLNGVPGFSVVATARSGLELLAAAQNHPCNLIVTDFTMQSDAADEDGLRLIERLQRQFPQIPIVVFTMLTNSGILSQLRQLGVAGIVGKDEPIDKLVAVCVRAMTGAETILSAGVDKRLSQNDVTMGGAGRTRSLSPKELEVVRLFALGLSVTEIARRLNRSVATIGTQKQSAMRKLNIDSNAELLRYADEQGFA; encoded by the coding sequence ATGAGCAAGCCTTTATCTGCACAGGATGTACGTATCATCGTCGCCGATGATCATCCGATCATCTCGCTTGCCGTGGCCGAATCTCTCAACGGGGTTCCGGGCTTCAGCGTCGTGGCGACTGCCCGCTCCGGACTGGAGCTCCTTGCGGCGGCCCAAAACCACCCCTGCAACTTGATCGTGACCGACTTCACGATGCAGTCCGACGCAGCGGACGAGGACGGCCTGCGCCTCATCGAGCGCCTGCAGCGCCAATTTCCGCAGATCCCGATCGTGGTCTTCACGATGCTGACCAATAGCGGCATTCTCAGCCAATTGCGGCAACTGGGCGTGGCGGGCATCGTCGGCAAAGACGAACCCATCGACAAGCTGGTGGCGGTATGCGTACGCGCCATGACCGGAGCAGAGACGATCCTGTCGGCCGGCGTCGACAAGCGGCTCAGCCAGAATGATGTGACGATGGGAGGCGCTGGCCGCACCAGGAGCCTGTCGCCCAAGGAGCTCGAAGTGGTGCGCCTGTTCGCGCTGGGGCTGTCGGTGACGGAGATCGCGCGCCGGCTGAACCGGTCCGTCGCAACCATCGGCACGCAAAAGCAGTCGGCCATGCGCAAGCTCAACATCGACAGCAACGCCGAACTGCTGCGCTACGCCGACGAACAAGGATTCGCCTGA
- a CDS encoding autotransporter outer membrane beta-barrel domain-containing protein, with amino-acid sequence MNQHLTPIMIGILAATLPAYPVVGVAAELGQVDVSDPTGGTQMTLESGATVTHAGAGAAITVSIAGNKVIGDGIRIIAGGAGGQNTPGVKASQGGAAELSNGSVQTVGTGYYAYGLHATGAGSSISAVNTEISTAGLYSHGAYAQSGGKVTLKGGSVSLANNGSTGLRAEGANSLITAESLDITTAANNSAAVYVDNGGRVELTGVNASVRGNTIAAMAARGATSTLSLKDTHLTAVSGRGIDAESGRLVMAGGSVTAYGDAIMANSVYGVPGGAVEVSDATLSSSNGYGINLNADGASAKLRDVSISVTRSWGAGIWLIGVDSELDAVGLHIDSQSLGIDNRRGRAILRGGSITTRGNNAHGLYASREGGTQATIETYGTRIQTSGAGSVGALARVSGASISLTDSTIETEGVLAHGLFSSGTNSKVSATGTVVRTRGADATGLAMSNRTIVMLDSTQLSTEGADAYGIWSYVTGEDITNTLFLTNGSRVDTQDAAALLVTGGNHDFTLRDAQVTARQGGVEDGGLLLHARAVDVTSGGTTTTIEAGLVNLDASGSTLAGDILADSGVVDVSLKNASVLTGALISRGGRINSLGVDATSTWNVRGDSSFGVLNNAGTVRFVAPDAHAGFKTVTVNDYAGGGTLVMNTRLGDDSSLTDKLVIDGGSTSGTTAMRIVNAGGAGGQTTQGIRLVETINGGTTTADAFRLDAGSTGYRASAGTIAINGYDYSLVRGGANGVASDWYLTSVYTPGGEVDPETPEPPITDPGGEVDPEKPEPPITDPGGEVDPEKPEPPITDPGGEVDPEKPEPPVTEPGGPVAPPEITPPGGEGYVNVSPESGAYLGNQLAATRMFMHSLHDRAVGRIPSANDATDKAGNTLWARVKGSHDSGLRMTQGKVDVDTDSYVMQLGGDVLHARAGQDGVMFAGVMAGYGDARANSTSRLMLPGSNSSVNARARGKVTGYSVGVYATAYANDVTRLGAYADSTLQYARYSNQISSELGSARYHAHAWMASVEAGYAVRPFAPGSALAAVVVEPQVQVAYTRYDAEDATLPGMKLESGSANSVTTRVGARVYPLGKSEAGATMRPFLEANWLHNTGTPQVAIGDGRFSVKPLRDAAELKMGAEGRIGKSLYLAGQVSGLAGNGDQRGIGGMLNVTYRW; translated from the coding sequence ATGAACCAGCATCTCACCCCCATCATGATCGGCATACTGGCCGCCACGCTTCCCGCCTACCCGGTCGTCGGCGTTGCGGCGGAACTCGGCCAGGTGGATGTATCGGATCCGACGGGCGGCACGCAGATGACGTTGGAGTCCGGGGCTACGGTCACCCATGCTGGCGCCGGAGCGGCCATCACTGTCTCTATCGCGGGCAACAAGGTGATCGGAGACGGCATCCGTATCATCGCGGGCGGAGCAGGCGGCCAGAACACCCCGGGCGTCAAGGCCAGCCAGGGCGGGGCGGCGGAACTGTCCAACGGCAGCGTGCAGACCGTGGGCACCGGGTATTACGCATACGGCCTGCATGCGACGGGCGCGGGCAGTTCGATATCGGCCGTCAATACCGAAATCAGCACCGCGGGCTTGTATTCCCATGGGGCTTACGCGCAGTCGGGCGGAAAAGTCACCCTGAAAGGCGGCAGCGTCTCCCTGGCAAACAACGGCAGCACCGGATTGCGCGCGGAAGGCGCAAACTCCCTCATCACGGCGGAGTCCCTCGATATCACCACGGCCGCCAATAACAGCGCCGCCGTTTATGTCGATAACGGCGGTCGGGTCGAACTGACAGGCGTCAATGCCAGCGTTCGTGGCAATACGATCGCCGCGATGGCCGCGAGAGGCGCCACGTCGACGCTGTCGCTCAAGGACACGCACCTCACGGCTGTCTCCGGCAGGGGCATCGACGCGGAAAGCGGGAGGCTCGTGATGGCGGGCGGCTCGGTGACCGCCTATGGCGACGCGATCATGGCGAACAGCGTTTACGGCGTCCCGGGCGGCGCCGTGGAAGTCAGCGATGCGACGCTGTCGAGTTCCAACGGGTACGGCATCAATCTTAACGCGGACGGCGCTTCGGCCAAGCTGCGCGACGTCTCAATCTCGGTCACGCGCTCGTGGGGAGCGGGGATCTGGCTCATCGGCGTCGATAGCGAACTCGACGCGGTCGGCCTGCACATCGACTCCCAGTCGCTCGGTATCGACAACCGGCGGGGCCGCGCGATCCTGCGCGGGGGTTCCATCACCACGCGTGGCAACAATGCGCATGGGCTATATGCGTCGCGCGAAGGGGGAACCCAGGCCACCATAGAAACCTACGGCACGCGGATCCAGACCAGCGGCGCGGGTTCGGTTGGCGCGCTGGCGCGGGTATCCGGCGCCAGCATTTCGTTGACGGACTCCACCATCGAAACCGAAGGCGTCCTGGCGCACGGACTTTTTTCCAGCGGAACCAACTCGAAGGTCAGCGCGACGGGAACCGTCGTGCGCACGCGCGGCGCCGACGCCACGGGCCTCGCCATGAGCAACCGGACCATCGTGATGCTGGACAGCACACAGCTGAGCACCGAGGGGGCCGACGCATACGGAATCTGGAGCTACGTGACCGGGGAGGACATCACCAATACGCTGTTCCTCACGAACGGCAGCCGCGTCGACACGCAGGACGCCGCCGCGTTGCTGGTCACGGGCGGCAACCATGACTTCACGCTGCGCGACGCGCAAGTCACGGCCCGCCAGGGCGGCGTCGAGGACGGCGGCTTGCTGCTGCACGCGCGGGCGGTCGATGTCACCAGCGGCGGCACGACCACGACCATCGAAGCGGGGCTGGTCAACCTGGACGCTTCTGGCTCGACCCTGGCGGGTGACATCCTGGCCGACAGTGGCGTCGTGGATGTCTCGCTCAAGAATGCCAGCGTGTTGACCGGCGCGCTCATCTCACGCGGCGGCCGCATCAATAGTCTGGGCGTGGACGCCACCAGCACCTGGAACGTCCGCGGCGATTCTTCCTTCGGCGTCCTGAACAACGCGGGCACGGTGAGATTCGTCGCACCCGACGCGCACGCGGGCTTCAAGACGGTGACCGTGAACGACTACGCCGGCGGCGGCACGCTGGTCATGAACACTCGGCTGGGCGATGATAGTTCCCTGACCGACAAGCTGGTGATCGACGGCGGTTCCACCTCCGGCACCACGGCCATGCGTATTGTCAACGCGGGCGGCGCGGGCGGGCAGACCACGCAAGGCATCCGACTGGTGGAAACGATCAACGGAGGCACCACCACTGCGGACGCGTTTCGCCTGGACGCCGGGTCGACGGGCTACCGCGCTAGCGCGGGAACCATCGCGATCAATGGCTATGACTACAGCCTGGTGCGCGGCGGCGCCAATGGCGTGGCGTCAGACTGGTACCTGACTTCCGTCTATACGCCGGGCGGCGAGGTCGACCCGGAAACGCCGGAGCCGCCGATCACGGATCCAGGCGGTGAGGTCGACCCGGAAAAGCCGGAACCGCCGATCACGGATCCAGGCGGTGAGGTCGACCCGGAAAAGCCGGAACCGCCGATCACGGATCCAGGCGGTGAGGTCGACCCGGAAAAGCCGGAACCGCCGGTCACGGAGCCCGGCGGGCCGGTGGCGCCGCCCGAGATCACCCCGCCCGGCGGCGAGGGCTACGTCAACGTCTCGCCGGAAAGCGGCGCGTACCTGGGCAACCAGTTGGCGGCGACGCGGATGTTCATGCACAGCCTGCATGACCGCGCGGTGGGTCGGATCCCGTCGGCTAATGATGCGACGGATAAAGCCGGCAATACGCTCTGGGCGCGCGTGAAAGGTAGCCACGACAGCGGCCTGCGCATGACACAGGGCAAGGTCGATGTCGACACGGACAGCTACGTCATGCAGCTGGGCGGCGATGTGCTGCACGCCCGCGCGGGTCAGGACGGCGTCATGTTTGCCGGCGTGATGGCGGGTTACGGCGATGCGCGGGCGAACTCCACGTCGCGGCTCATGCTGCCTGGCTCGAACTCGTCCGTGAACGCGCGAGCGCGGGGCAAGGTTACGGGCTACTCCGTCGGCGTGTATGCCACGGCCTACGCCAATGACGTCACCCGCCTGGGCGCCTATGCGGACTCCACGCTGCAGTACGCCCGCTACTCGAACCAGATCAGCAGCGAACTGGGATCGGCGCGCTATCACGCCCATGCCTGGATGGCTTCGGTCGAAGCAGGCTATGCGGTGCGGCCGTTCGCGCCCGGTTCGGCCCTGGCCGCCGTGGTGGTCGAGCCTCAGGTTCAAGTGGCCTACACCCGGTACGACGCCGAAGACGCCACGCTGCCGGGCATGAAGCTGGAGAGCGGCAGCGCGAATTCAGTGACCACGCGGGTCGGCGCGCGCGTTTATCCGCTGGGCAAGTCCGAGGCTGGGGCGACGATGCGTCCGTTCCTGGAGGCCAATTGGCTGCACAATACAGGCACCCCGCAGGTCGCGATCGGTGACGGGCGCTTCAGCGTCAAGCCGTTGCGCGACGCGGCTGAGTTGAAGATGGGCGCCGAGGGCAGGATCGGCAAGTCCCTTTATCTGGCGGGCCAGGTGTCTGGCCTGGCCGGCAATGGCGACCAGCGCGGGATAGGCGGGATGTTGAACGTGACCTATCGCTGGTAA
- a CDS encoding hybrid sensor histidine kinase/response regulator — MPLQDTPFGRITRTSRWLNLALFGILPLVLVLGSALFWGLQRIIEQERERLNLDFTILIGYVHAQEQFLNKLRSHSPSLPAENTSTTISLHATSVRERFGMQLLDGQHSSAEMAFSLACGDPSDCPTAGRRLAGLGGYLANFYSTYWASSYFPASTSFLVNQNDSISLSVPAVDAPSGYEMLTPRHFLAATDAIRAELRQLDAVQQRLIDQDLPGLPGPASAGRIHWFRTAELPGSMLGMIYANVPPSAWSGRPGTTPAIYAATLLSHHRISIFEKAMSRPLYGGFWLSHREAGILLGDGDRPRVSENGLHYTADGLVLRTTDSTGVWTGVYRVDYPVFFQDNLWLPITAALLLLLSLGGGFAFVRWFNRSVIAPAQNAQHKIVEREEFSRTLVETAPVALCLLARPTGDIVFGNGLALQWLGVEAGQPLENTPEANLLLRQVLAATAPGTIANFHAADGRPLYVAYAPTRYNNRDVVLCAFSDISARASIERALAQAKREADKASEAKSTFLATMSHEIRTPLYGVLGTLELMGLTQLDREQRQHLERMQSSSAILLQLISDILDITKIEAGQLVLESTEFNPRELVQSCTSSYAAMAEQKGLLLFCCVDIDVPPWVTGDAARIRQILGNLLSNAIKFSESGHVIARLKVASAAADQTTLTLQVVDTGIGIGKDEQTQLFVPFYQIDGASHTVRGTGIGLPICARLAKLMGSEIRVTSELGLGSSFSLELPLRTVPGRPLDTPDLRGARVLVRSPNRELTDNVCLWLNLWGAQAAPAPAPLPLGAPDEVLLDVLFSGPDLDALDWGGHHVLAAAGVKAPSARTIRVIPGVDQIAAGILGALRGQLTPPPGAAEAIIFAPLGLRVLVAEDNPINQATLQNQLQQLGCTATVAPNGAEALTLWGLGTYDVLLTDVNMPRMNGYDLARELRAQGVKVPIIGVTANAMREEEERCLDAGMTSWLVKPIELRTLRRHLQHRNAGASGIATAMTRLLPAAASTPPPASIKFRALFITTMQDDLEQLEQTLAAGDLHLLQKTLHRIRGAVGVVHMTALTRRLEALEAALHNEGLNAVTFSEAQALAGALRRMLAEI, encoded by the coding sequence ATGCCCTTGCAGGACACGCCATTCGGCAGGATTACGCGCACCTCGCGCTGGTTGAACCTGGCCTTGTTCGGCATATTGCCCCTGGTGCTGGTGCTGGGCAGCGCGCTTTTCTGGGGCCTGCAGCGCATCATCGAACAAGAGCGCGAACGCCTGAACCTGGATTTCACCATACTCATCGGCTATGTCCATGCCCAGGAACAGTTCCTGAACAAGCTGCGCTCGCATAGCCCATCGCTGCCTGCCGAAAACACTTCGACCACGATTTCCCTGCATGCAACGAGCGTCCGCGAACGCTTCGGCATGCAGCTCCTCGATGGGCAGCACAGCAGCGCCGAAATGGCGTTCTCCCTGGCATGCGGGGACCCGTCAGACTGTCCCACGGCCGGCCGGCGGCTGGCGGGCCTGGGCGGCTATCTGGCGAATTTCTACTCCACCTACTGGGCGTCGTCCTATTTCCCCGCGTCCACCAGTTTCCTGGTCAACCAGAACGACAGCATCAGTCTCAGCGTCCCGGCGGTCGACGCGCCGTCCGGCTACGAGATGCTGACCCCGCGGCACTTCCTGGCGGCCACGGACGCCATACGCGCGGAACTACGCCAACTGGATGCGGTCCAGCAACGCCTGATCGATCAGGATCTGCCTGGCTTGCCGGGGCCGGCCAGCGCGGGCCGCATTCATTGGTTCCGTACGGCAGAGCTGCCGGGCAGCATGTTGGGAATGATCTACGCCAACGTCCCGCCATCGGCATGGAGCGGCAGACCGGGGACAACGCCCGCGATCTATGCCGCCACGCTGCTCAGCCACCACCGCATCAGCATCTTTGAAAAAGCGATGAGCCGGCCCCTGTACGGCGGATTCTGGCTGTCGCACCGCGAAGCCGGCATACTGCTGGGCGACGGCGACCGTCCAAGGGTGAGCGAGAACGGGCTGCACTATACGGCCGACGGGCTGGTGCTGCGCACCACCGACTCGACCGGCGTCTGGACCGGCGTGTATCGGGTCGACTATCCCGTTTTCTTCCAGGACAATCTCTGGCTGCCGATCACCGCCGCCTTGCTCCTGCTCTTGAGCCTGGGCGGCGGCTTTGCCTTCGTGCGCTGGTTCAACCGCAGCGTGATCGCGCCCGCGCAGAATGCCCAGCACAAAATCGTCGAACGAGAAGAATTCAGTCGCACGCTGGTCGAGACCGCGCCCGTTGCGCTCTGCCTGCTGGCGCGTCCCACGGGCGACATCGTGTTCGGCAACGGCCTGGCGCTGCAATGGCTGGGCGTCGAAGCCGGCCAGCCGCTGGAAAACACGCCGGAGGCCAATCTGCTGCTACGCCAGGTGCTGGCGGCGACCGCGCCGGGAACCATCGCCAATTTCCATGCCGCCGACGGCCGCCCGCTGTATGTCGCCTATGCACCGACGCGCTACAACAACCGGGATGTCGTGCTGTGCGCCTTTTCCGACATCAGCGCCCGGGCGTCGATAGAACGCGCGCTGGCACAGGCCAAGCGGGAAGCGGATAAGGCCAGCGAAGCCAAGTCCACGTTCCTGGCGACCATGAGCCACGAAATCCGCACGCCGCTCTATGGCGTGCTGGGGACATTGGAACTGATGGGGTTGACGCAGCTGGACCGCGAACAACGCCAGCATCTGGAGCGCATGCAAAGCTCGTCGGCGATCCTGCTCCAACTCATCAGCGACATCCTGGACATCACCAAGATCGAAGCCGGCCAGCTTGTGCTGGAGTCCACGGAGTTCAACCCTCGTGAACTGGTGCAGAGCTGCACCAGCTCCTATGCGGCGATGGCCGAGCAAAAGGGCCTGCTGCTGTTCTGTTGCGTGGACATCGACGTGCCGCCCTGGGTGACGGGCGACGCCGCCCGAATCCGGCAGATACTGGGCAACCTGCTGAGCAACGCCATCAAATTCAGCGAATCGGGGCATGTGATCGCACGCCTGAAGGTTGCAAGCGCCGCGGCCGACCAAACGACCCTCACGCTCCAGGTCGTCGACACGGGCATCGGCATCGGCAAGGACGAACAGACCCAACTCTTCGTGCCCTTCTACCAGATCGATGGCGCATCGCATACGGTGCGAGGCACGGGGATCGGCCTGCCCATCTGCGCGCGCCTGGCCAAGCTGATGGGCAGCGAGATACGGGTGACCAGCGAACTGGGGCTGGGCAGCAGCTTTTCGCTGGAGTTGCCGCTGCGGACCGTGCCCGGCCGGCCGCTCGATACGCCCGATCTGCGCGGCGCTCGCGTCCTGGTGCGCAGCCCCAATCGCGAGCTGACCGACAACGTTTGCCTGTGGCTGAATCTCTGGGGCGCGCAGGCCGCCCCCGCTCCGGCCCCCCTGCCCTTGGGCGCGCCCGACGAGGTGCTGCTGGACGTGCTGTTCAGCGGACCCGACCTGGATGCCCTGGACTGGGGCGGCCACCACGTGCTGGCGGCCGCTGGCGTCAAGGCGCCCTCCGCCCGCACCATCCGGGTCATACCCGGCGTGGATCAGATCGCCGCCGGCATCCTGGGCGCCTTGCGGGGCCAGCTGACACCGCCGCCCGGCGCTGCGGAAGCGATCATATTCGCGCCTTTGGGGCTGCGGGTCCTGGTCGCCGAAGACAACCCGATCAATCAGGCGACGTTGCAGAATCAGCTGCAACAGCTGGGCTGTACCGCGACAGTGGCCCCGAATGGCGCCGAGGCGTTGACGCTTTGGGGACTGGGAACCTACGACGTGCTGCTGACCGACGTCAACATGCCCCGCATGAACGGCTACGACCTGGCTCGCGAACTGCGCGCCCAAGGCGTCAAGGTCCCTATCATCGGCGTCACGGCAAACGCGATGCGCGAAGAGGAAGAGCGCTGCCTGGATGCAGGCATGACGTCATGGCTCGTCAAGCCTATCGAGTTGCGCACGCTGCGCCGCCATCTGCAGCACCGCAACGCCGGCGCTTCGGGCATCGCGACGGCCATGACCCGCTTGCTTCCCGCGGCAGCCAGCACGCCGCCCCCGGCGTCCATCAAGTTCCGCGCGCTTTTCATCACTACGATGCAGGACGATCTGGAGCAGCTGGAGCAGACACTGGCGGCCGGCGACCTGCACCTGCTGCAAAAGACGCTGCACCGCATCCGGGGCGCGGTCGGCGTCGTGCACATGACAGCGCTGACCCGCAGGCTGGAGGCGCTGGAAGCGGCGCTGCACAACGAAGGACTGAACGCGGTGACGTTCAGCGAAGCCCAAGCCCTGGCCGGCGCGCTGCGACGCATGCTGGCGGAAATCTAA